Proteins from one Gibbsiella quercinecans genomic window:
- a CDS encoding DUF2817 domain-containing protein, giving the protein MALPDYGAQRARFLAAVQRAGGALSHWRHPLPGPQGETLYTDVALIGPAQASRLLVIISGTHGVEGYYGSESQIAWLDEYDPHALPPDTAAVLIHLINPWGTAWLRRVNEDNIDLNRNFVDFGQPLPVNADYEKYHAFYHGEREPADCALAAVLGAQGWPAVKRVVEAGQYRHADGLFFGGVGESWSRQTLKQIIERHFSHARRIISFDLHTGAGAWGHPMLLAISETPRPEQALARQWFGEWLTVLFTGAERESDTGVTASATGYLSQFMLDSLPGVELTQLVIECGTLSGEQMHQRVRADHWLHLAGDPLSPAGRAVKQALLAGFWPEDEDWRELVALRTRQIFRRAWRALAESEPL; this is encoded by the coding sequence GTGGCATTACCTGATTATGGCGCCCAGCGGGCGCGTTTTCTTGCGGCAGTGCAGCGGGCCGGCGGGGCGTTGAGCCACTGGCGGCACCCGCTGCCCGGCCCGCAAGGCGAAACCCTATATACCGATGTTGCGTTGATCGGCCCGGCGCAGGCCAGCCGCCTGCTGGTGATTATTTCCGGCACGCACGGGGTAGAGGGCTACTACGGTTCAGAGAGCCAGATCGCCTGGCTGGATGAATACGATCCGCACGCCTTGCCGCCGGATACTGCCGCGGTGCTGATCCATCTGATCAACCCCTGGGGCACCGCCTGGCTGCGGCGCGTAAACGAAGACAACATTGATCTTAACCGTAATTTCGTCGATTTTGGGCAACCGCTGCCGGTGAACGCAGATTATGAAAAATATCATGCGTTTTATCATGGCGAGCGGGAGCCGGCGGATTGTGCGTTGGCGGCGGTGTTGGGCGCCCAGGGCTGGCCGGCGGTGAAGCGGGTGGTGGAAGCCGGGCAGTATCGCCATGCCGACGGCCTGTTCTTCGGCGGCGTGGGCGAGAGTTGGTCGCGCCAAACCCTGAAACAGATTATCGAACGCCACTTTAGCCACGCCCGGCGGATCATCAGTTTTGACCTGCATACCGGTGCCGGCGCCTGGGGCCACCCGATGCTGCTGGCTATTTCCGAAACGCCGCGCCCGGAGCAGGCGCTTGCCCGGCAGTGGTTCGGCGAATGGCTCACCGTGTTGTTTACCGGTGCCGAGCGCGAGAGCGACACCGGCGTTACGGCCAGCGCAACCGGCTATCTGTCCCAGTTTATGTTGGATAGCCTACCTGGCGTGGAACTGACCCAACTGGTGATTGAGTGCGGCACCCTGAGTGGGGAACAGATGCACCAGCGGGTGCGGGCCGATCACTGGCTGCACTTGGCAGGCGATCCGCTTAGCCCCGCTGGGCGGGCGGTGAAGCAGGCGCTGCTGGCCGGTTTCTGGCCGGAAGATGAGGACTGGCGTGAGCTGGTGGCGCTGCGTACCCGGCAGATTTTCCGCCGGGCGTGGCGGGCGTTAGCGGAAAGCGAGCCTTTATAG
- a CDS encoding DUF1835 domain-containing protein — MSASHIDNGHINLEQQRKRAKALLRRLKQGAAPDELALLQRLNPTAALTLSGAQWLIARGLGFSSWPKLKAHVEALDFAARHPSFAADNEAHTVHWRCGNDIEHALRIAGFRGEFQMLTDPLCMGPVQDLPFSQYRAQRTEFISSAFGIAKAEVTSRFDNEYQCLENLARSANAILWCEADAYDQLFLIRVLAGLKQLPQKLELIEINHVPGVERFIGIGQLSPDVLAWLWPQRRPIGAAAHRLACQAWAAYCSASPVQLAALAHQSHAALPFLAPAMLRQLQELPHIQDGLSLTERLALHYIHQAGPVAFGKVFGVLTALREPLPYLGDLMFHALIRPLIDADEPLLIEADPQREWPARRLTLTELGRAVVKGQAYWPDYASQARWVGGVCIAPRQAHWAIDADLSPVWRES, encoded by the coding sequence ATGTCTGCATCACACATCGACAATGGTCACATCAACCTTGAGCAACAACGCAAACGCGCGAAGGCACTGCTGCGTCGGTTAAAACAAGGCGCTGCGCCTGATGAATTGGCCTTGCTTCAGCGCCTCAACCCCACCGCTGCTCTCACCCTGTCGGGCGCCCAGTGGCTGATCGCCCGCGGCCTTGGTTTTAGCAGTTGGCCCAAATTAAAAGCGCACGTAGAGGCGCTCGATTTCGCAGCCCGCCACCCCAGTTTCGCCGCGGACAACGAAGCGCATACCGTGCACTGGCGCTGCGGCAATGATATCGAACACGCGCTACGGATTGCCGGTTTCCGTGGGGAATTCCAAATGCTGACCGATCCTTTATGCATGGGGCCGGTTCAGGATCTGCCCTTTTCGCAATACCGGGCGCAGCGCACTGAATTCATCAGTAGTGCCTTTGGTATTGCAAAGGCTGAGGTCACGTCGCGTTTTGATAACGAATACCAGTGCCTGGAAAATCTGGCGCGCAGTGCCAACGCCATATTGTGGTGCGAAGCGGATGCCTACGATCAGCTGTTCCTGATCCGGGTGTTGGCCGGCCTGAAACAGCTGCCGCAGAAGCTGGAGCTGATTGAAATAAACCACGTGCCAGGGGTTGAGCGCTTTATTGGCATCGGCCAGCTTTCCCCCGATGTGCTGGCCTGGCTGTGGCCACAGCGCAGGCCCATTGGGGCTGCGGCGCACCGTTTGGCCTGCCAGGCGTGGGCCGCGTATTGCAGCGCATCGCCGGTGCAACTGGCGGCGCTTGCGCACCAGTCCCATGCGGCGCTGCCTTTTCTTGCCCCGGCCATGCTCCGGCAATTGCAAGAGTTACCGCACATCCAGGATGGGCTGTCGCTAACGGAACGCTTGGCGTTGCACTACATCCATCAGGCCGGCCCGGTGGCATTCGGTAAAGTTTTCGGGGTGCTTACCGCACTGCGGGAGCCGCTGCCTTATTTAGGCGATTTAATGTTCCATGCCTTGATCCGGCCGCTGATTGATGCGGATGAACCCCTGCTGATAGAGGCCGATCCGCAGCGTGAATGGCCCGCGCGGCGATTAACGCTGACCGAATTGGGGCGGGCGGTAGTGAAAGGCCAGGCATACTGGCCGGATTATGCCTCGCAGGCGCGCTGGGTGGGTGGGGTATGCATCGCGCCACGCCAAGCGCACTGGGCGATCGACGCCGATCTTTCCCCGGTCTGGCGCGAATCGTAA
- the tssG gene encoding type VI secretion system baseplate subunit TssG, translated as MTAECKKDKLPLPPFWLDGEGNDHTARFNFYRFCQLIERATNSRLGTGHTPDTDPVRFRPNPHLGFPSAELKRTETDPDKPDAPPTVRTNFFGLYGVDSPLPTAIIDDINQGRDGADAMAAFLDIFNHRLMTQFYRIWRKYSYPATFEPGGTDNISQSLMALAGIAHSRDLPPSRLLAILQPLLHPAHTTEGIAAVIRSQAPHTAVHVFPYHPARMPVAKRARLSLRDGMTLDQHPILGNETTVAGYCSRVELSTEDPGEAKGWMPDGQLRQDVMVLLRTYLGCDYDVRLWLTIPTRLLPVPRLGEPGLFSGYNVMLGLRNDNLEQMPKTTRIRVGRLRENSAEFGRV; from the coding sequence GTGACTGCTGAATGCAAAAAAGATAAGCTGCCCCTGCCGCCGTTCTGGCTGGACGGGGAAGGCAATGACCATACGGCACGGTTTAACTTCTATCGCTTTTGCCAACTGATCGAGCGGGCGACCAATAGCCGCCTGGGCACGGGGCACACGCCCGACACTGACCCGGTACGCTTTCGTCCTAACCCGCATCTGGGCTTTCCCTCGGCTGAGCTTAAACGCACGGAAACTGACCCGGATAAACCAGATGCGCCGCCCACGGTCAGAACGAATTTCTTCGGCCTGTACGGCGTGGACTCTCCACTTCCCACGGCCATCATTGATGATATCAATCAGGGGCGCGACGGGGCCGATGCGATGGCTGCGTTTCTGGATATCTTCAACCACCGGCTGATGACCCAGTTTTACCGTATCTGGCGTAAGTACAGCTACCCGGCCACCTTTGAGCCCGGCGGCACGGATAATATTTCACAAAGTTTGATGGCGCTGGCGGGGATCGCCCACAGTCGGGATCTGCCGCCATCCCGCTTACTGGCAATCCTGCAGCCCCTGCTGCATCCGGCACACACAACGGAAGGCATTGCAGCGGTCATCCGCAGCCAGGCACCGCATACAGCGGTGCATGTGTTCCCGTATCACCCGGCAAGAATGCCGGTAGCAAAACGGGCCCGGCTCTCGCTACGTGATGGCATGACGCTCGATCAGCATCCGATCCTGGGGAACGAAACCACCGTTGCCGGGTACTGCTCAAGGGTGGAACTCTCAACGGAAGACCCCGGTGAAGCAAAAGGCTGGATGCCCGATGGCCAGCTCAGGCAGGACGTGATGGTGCTACTGCGCACGTATCTTGGGTGTGATTATGATGTGCGGCTCTGGCTGACTATTCCCACCCGGTTGCTGCCGGTTCCCCGGCTTGGTGAACCAGGGTTGTTCTCTGGGTATAATGTGATGCTGGGGCTGAGGAACGACAATCTGGAGCAGATGCCGAAAACCACCCGCATCAGAGTAGGGCGGCTCCGGGAAAATAGCGCGGAGTTTGGGCGGGTATGA
- a CDS encoding LysR substrate-binding domain-containing protein, with protein MPPVQPKLPKMNSIQAFQVAAEAGSLAKAAALLALTPAAVSQQIRLLEEQLHVTLFVRTRSGVKLTEAGKEYLRYVKEAFEILQLGQHNLNAERQAQRLALYCLPALASLWLLPGLASWEHYCPEVDLALHATHAHVDFNAMSANFVICFGAHQYPQLEKRQLFQDEVLPVASPALAAAINGLAGLATAPLIHLDWGQDGRFLPNWREWCQARGIAAPAGRRHLTFNLTSLAIDAAIQGHGLLLGQRRLIGPALKSGQLVVIDSLSLPLSKPYFVAWPPGSLELPGGRQLLAWLLAMAQGV; from the coding sequence ATGCCGCCCGTGCAGCCCAAATTGCCGAAAATGAACAGCATCCAGGCCTTTCAGGTGGCGGCGGAAGCAGGGAGCCTGGCGAAAGCGGCGGCGCTGCTGGCGTTAACTCCCGCCGCGGTGAGCCAGCAAATCCGGTTATTGGAGGAACAACTGCACGTCACGCTGTTTGTGCGCACTCGCAGCGGCGTGAAACTGACCGAGGCGGGCAAAGAATACCTGCGCTATGTGAAAGAGGCGTTCGAGATCCTGCAACTGGGGCAGCATAACCTGAATGCGGAGCGCCAGGCGCAGCGGCTTGCGCTGTACTGCCTGCCGGCGCTGGCTTCGCTGTGGCTGCTGCCCGGCCTGGCAAGCTGGGAACACTATTGCCCAGAGGTGGATCTGGCGCTGCACGCCACCCACGCCCATGTGGATTTCAACGCCATGTCGGCGAACTTTGTTATTTGCTTCGGCGCGCATCAGTACCCCCAACTGGAAAAGCGCCAGCTGTTTCAGGATGAGGTGTTGCCGGTGGCCAGCCCGGCGCTGGCGGCCGCCATCAATGGGCTGGCCGGCCTGGCTACGGCGCCGCTGATTCATCTTGACTGGGGGCAGGACGGGCGCTTTTTGCCCAACTGGCGCGAGTGGTGCCAGGCCCGAGGGATCGCCGCGCCTGCCGGGCGCCGGCATCTGACCTTTAATCTCACCTCGCTGGCCATTGATGCGGCAATCCAGGGCCACGGCCTGTTGCTTGGGCAGCGGCGGCTGATCGGCCCAGCGCTGAAAAGTGGGCAATTGGTGGTGATCGATAGCCTGAGCCTGCCGCTCAGCAAACCTTATTTTGTCGCCTGGCCGCCAGGTAGCCTTGAGCTGCCCGGCGGGCGGCAACTGCTGGCGTGGCTGCTGGCGATGGCCCAAGGCGTATAG
- a CDS encoding ABC transporter substrate-binding protein produces MKKRLLSACLAGLLGFCGAAAAQQTLRFGVDPTFPPFESKAPDGALQGFDIDLGNAICHQAKVQCQWVQIGFDGIIPALQAKKFDAILSAMSMTDKRRQQVAFSNMVYNTPSALVAPKGSGLTADIATLKGKNIGVAQGTIHESWANEKWAPAGVHVVAYPNQEELWPDLVTGRLDGTLTNAVSADEGFLSRDQGKGYAIVATLVDKKFFGEGVGIGLRKDDEANLALINQALAELHKNGEYDRLTKKYFHFNVYPNKE; encoded by the coding sequence ATGAAAAAACGACTGTTATCCGCCTGCTTGGCTGGGTTACTGGGCTTTTGCGGCGCGGCGGCGGCCCAACAGACGCTGCGTTTTGGCGTCGATCCGACCTTCCCGCCCTTTGAGTCCAAAGCGCCGGATGGCGCGTTGCAGGGCTTCGACATTGATTTGGGCAATGCGATTTGCCATCAGGCCAAGGTGCAATGCCAATGGGTGCAAATCGGCTTTGATGGCATTATCCCTGCGCTGCAGGCCAAAAAGTTCGACGCTATCTTGTCCGCCATGTCGATGACGGATAAGCGCCGCCAACAGGTTGCCTTCTCCAACATGGTTTACAACACGCCGAGTGCGCTGGTCGCACCGAAAGGCAGCGGGTTAACGGCTGATATCGCCACCCTCAAGGGCAAAAACATTGGTGTAGCCCAGGGCACCATCCACGAATCCTGGGCCAACGAAAAATGGGCGCCGGCGGGCGTACATGTGGTTGCCTACCCGAACCAGGAAGAGCTGTGGCCGGATCTGGTTACCGGCCGGTTAGACGGCACGCTGACCAATGCCGTATCGGCCGATGAGGGATTTCTGAGCCGGGATCAGGGCAAAGGGTACGCCATCGTAGCAACGCTGGTGGATAAAAAATTCTTTGGCGAAGGCGTTGGGATCGGCTTGCGTAAAGATGATGAGGCCAATCTGGCCCTGATTAACCAGGCGCTGGCCGAGCTACATAAAAATGGTGAATATGATCGCCTGACCAAAAAGTACTTCCATTTCAACGTCTATCCAAACAAGGAATAA
- a CDS encoding 2OG-Fe(II) oxygenase family protein, which produces MLNTIVQIDAHPLADPAWRQTCRETLQHDGALVLRGFLTGAALEQVRQEGEARHHLAWYAVNRHNVYLQKPDPALPAEHPRNREVVSTKGCITDDQVAPDSPLRQLYNDAQFRDFLCDVLEEEALWPYADPLSSINLHYAHADQQLGWHFDNSSFAITLLIQKPLGGGVFEYVRDLRDADAGEMNYAGVAEVLDEQRPVAKLAIEPGDLVLFRGRNALHRVTPTEGEKPRMLAVLAWNAQPGIALSETARMTFYGRL; this is translated from the coding sequence ATGTTGAACACTATCGTCCAAATCGATGCCCATCCCTTAGCGGATCCCGCCTGGCGCCAGACCTGCCGGGAAACGCTGCAGCACGACGGCGCGCTGGTACTGCGCGGCTTCCTGACCGGCGCAGCGCTCGAGCAGGTGCGCCAGGAAGGCGAGGCCCGCCACCATTTGGCCTGGTACGCCGTCAACCGCCATAACGTTTACCTGCAGAAGCCCGATCCGGCCTTGCCGGCCGAGCATCCGCGCAACCGTGAGGTTGTCTCCACCAAGGGCTGCATTACCGACGATCAGGTTGCGCCGGATTCCCCGCTGCGCCAGCTTTATAACGATGCCCAGTTCCGCGATTTCCTGTGCGATGTGCTGGAAGAAGAAGCGCTGTGGCCTTATGCCGATCCGCTGTCGTCCATCAACCTGCACTATGCCCATGCCGATCAGCAACTGGGTTGGCATTTCGACAATTCATCGTTCGCCATCACGTTGCTGATCCAAAAACCGTTGGGCGGCGGCGTGTTCGAATATGTCCGCGATCTGCGTGACGCCGACGCCGGCGAAATGAACTACGCCGGGGTGGCGGAGGTGCTGGATGAACAGCGCCCGGTCGCCAAACTGGCGATTGAGCCAGGCGATCTGGTGCTCTTTCGCGGGCGCAACGCGCTGCACCGGGTCACCCCGACCGAAGGTGAAAAACCCCGGATGCTGGCAGTGCTGGCCTGGAACGCACAACCGGGGATCGCCCTGTCTGAAACGGCTCGCATGACGTTTTACGGGCGGCTATAA
- a CDS encoding LysR family transcriptional regulator, producing the protein MDTIELFRIFIRVAENGSFIRAAETMNRPASTVSAAIKELESRLGTRLLHRTTRSVSLTSDGSAFYARCQVVVQDVEETENLFRQADGHVQGKIRVDVPGRVGRRIIVPALPDFFARHPSIQIDLGVTDRSVNLPEEGIDCAIRVGVLNDSGMVARRVGYLKFINVVSGGYISSFGAPESPEQLDKHFTVGYVSPTTGRQERWEWQRDGETFSTDVNSFLTVNNAEAYIEACVAGMGMIQIPEYDVSERLAAGALHEVMPAFLPRPLPVSILYPSRRHLARPLHLFIAWLEPLLVEKMQLSKTA; encoded by the coding sequence ATGGACACCATCGAACTGTTCCGGATATTTATCCGTGTTGCGGAAAATGGCAGCTTTATTCGGGCGGCGGAGACGATGAACCGGCCCGCCTCGACCGTTTCTGCCGCCATCAAAGAACTTGAGTCCCGGCTAGGGACCCGCCTTTTACACCGCACCACGCGCAGCGTTTCACTGACCTCCGACGGAAGCGCGTTTTATGCGCGCTGCCAGGTTGTGGTTCAGGATGTGGAAGAAACCGAGAATCTTTTCCGGCAGGCCGATGGGCATGTGCAGGGGAAAATCAGGGTGGATGTGCCAGGGCGGGTCGGAAGACGCATTATCGTGCCCGCACTACCCGATTTTTTTGCCCGTCATCCCTCGATTCAGATTGATCTCGGTGTGACCGACCGCAGCGTGAATCTCCCGGAGGAAGGTATTGACTGTGCCATTCGCGTTGGCGTGCTGAATGACTCAGGGATGGTGGCGCGCAGGGTCGGTTATCTGAAGTTTATTAATGTGGTTTCCGGGGGCTACATTTCCTCTTTCGGCGCGCCCGAATCCCCGGAGCAGCTTGATAAGCATTTTACTGTGGGCTATGTCTCGCCGACGACCGGGCGCCAGGAACGTTGGGAATGGCAACGTGATGGAGAAACGTTCAGTACGGACGTTAACAGTTTTCTGACCGTTAATAACGCCGAAGCGTATATCGAGGCTTGCGTCGCGGGCATGGGGATGATTCAGATCCCGGAATATGACGTGAGTGAACGCCTGGCGGCCGGTGCCCTGCATGAGGTTATGCCGGCCTTTTTGCCTCGCCCGCTTCCTGTCAGTATTTTGTATCCCAGCCGAAGGCATCTTGCACGCCCGCTCCATCTATTTATTGCCTGGCTTGAGCCGCTATTAGTGGAAAAAATGCAACTCAGCAAAACGGCTTAA
- a CDS encoding L,D-transpeptidase family protein, with translation MERLKMPSLAIRIGLAVGIIIIGIVIWTKVMARWGNGSPPAAYPADQQADLIVVNKAARHLVLMRQGRVIGRYAVSLGTGADQGAKRREGDKKTPEGRYVIDGRNPHSRFYLSLHISYPDLNDVQRGKVGGYKPGENIMIHGVPNGWGWFSSIFSHFDWTDGCIAVSNADMQQIWARVPTGIAITVAP, from the coding sequence ATGGAACGCTTAAAAATGCCTTCGCTTGCTATCAGAATAGGGCTGGCAGTCGGGATTATCATTATTGGTATTGTCATCTGGACCAAAGTGATGGCCCGGTGGGGAAATGGATCGCCACCTGCGGCTTACCCGGCGGATCAACAGGCTGATCTTATTGTGGTTAACAAGGCGGCACGGCATTTGGTATTGATGCGTCAGGGAAGGGTTATTGGCCGCTATGCTGTTTCTCTGGGGACCGGTGCTGACCAGGGCGCCAAACGGCGTGAGGGCGATAAGAAAACCCCCGAAGGGCGTTACGTGATTGACGGGCGTAACCCTCATTCACGTTTTTATCTCAGTTTACATATTTCCTATCCCGATCTGAATGACGTACAGCGTGGAAAAGTGGGGGGATATAAACCTGGTGAAAATATCATGATCCACGGGGTGCCTAACGGGTGGGGATGGTTCAGCTCGATATTCAGCCATTTTGACTGGACCGATGGTTGCATCGCTGTCAGCAACGCAGACATGCAGCAGATCTGGGCCAGAGTGCCGACGGGGATTGCCATCACTGTTGCGCCATGA
- a CDS encoding YceI family protein, producing MKKITIALFAATSLYVPLSQAEAVKYELNPEHTSVIVTWNHFGFSHPTAVIPNAKGELVFDKESPEKSTINVTLPVSEIDSHVPLLTKEFKGAEYFDVAKYPSATFRSTKVIAKGDNQFDVEGNLTIKGTTKPVTLHATLNKQDIQPMLKKPAIGFDAVGTIKRSDFKIDKYVPAVADEITLTISTEAYSK from the coding sequence ATGAAAAAGATCACCATCGCGTTGTTTGCGGCAACAAGTCTTTATGTCCCGCTGTCACAGGCAGAAGCTGTAAAATACGAGCTCAACCCAGAACATACTTCCGTTATTGTAACCTGGAACCACTTCGGTTTTTCTCATCCGACAGCGGTGATCCCGAATGCCAAAGGCGAACTGGTATTCGATAAAGAAAGCCCAGAAAAATCAACTATTAATGTTACCCTTCCGGTTTCTGAAATAGACAGCCACGTACCGCTTCTGACCAAAGAGTTTAAGGGCGCGGAATATTTTGACGTGGCGAAATACCCTTCGGCGACGTTCCGTAGCACCAAAGTTATCGCCAAGGGTGATAATCAGTTCGACGTTGAAGGTAACCTGACCATTAAGGGCACCACTAAACCGGTCACGCTGCATGCCACCCTCAACAAACAGGATATTCAGCCGATGCTGAAAAAACCTGCTATCGGGTTTGATGCCGTAGGTACGATCAAACGCTCTGACTTTAAAATTGATAAATACGTTCCTGCCGTTGCTGATGAAATCACACTGACTATCTCAACCGAAGCCTATAGTAAATAA
- a CDS encoding SDR family oxidoreductase gives MTDHAIKGKTVLIAGGAKNLGGLIARDFAQQGARAIAIHYNSDATRQDAEATAAAIKAAGAEAVALQADLTTAAAMEKLFADAAAALGAPDIAINTVGKVLKKPMAEITEAEFDDMSAVNAKSAFFFLKEAGKHVRDNGKICTLVTSLLGAYTPFYAAYAGMKAPVEHFTRAASKELGERGISVTAIGPGPMDTPFFYPAEGSDAVAYHKTAAALSPFSKTGLTDIEDIVPWVRFLVSDGWWMTGQTILVNGGYTTK, from the coding sequence ATGACCGACCACGCTATCAAAGGTAAAACCGTTCTAATCGCCGGTGGGGCTAAGAATCTCGGGGGCCTGATTGCCCGTGATTTCGCGCAGCAAGGGGCCCGTGCCATTGCGATTCACTATAACAGCGACGCGACGCGGCAAGATGCTGAAGCCACAGCCGCGGCGATCAAGGCCGCCGGCGCGGAAGCGGTGGCGCTCCAGGCTGATTTGACCACTGCCGCCGCCATGGAAAAGCTCTTTGCTGACGCCGCCGCTGCGCTGGGGGCACCGGACATCGCCATCAACACCGTAGGGAAAGTGCTCAAGAAGCCGATGGCCGAGATCACCGAGGCGGAGTTTGATGACATGAGCGCCGTTAACGCTAAGTCTGCGTTTTTCTTCCTGAAAGAGGCGGGTAAACACGTCCGGGATAACGGTAAAATCTGCACGCTAGTTACTTCGCTGCTCGGTGCCTATACCCCATTCTATGCTGCCTATGCGGGCATGAAAGCACCGGTTGAACACTTCACGCGTGCGGCTTCGAAAGAGCTGGGCGAACGCGGTATTTCCGTCACCGCTATCGGCCCCGGGCCAATGGACACTCCGTTCTTTTATCCGGCCGAAGGCTCGGATGCCGTGGCTTACCACAAAACCGCGGCGGCCTTGTCCCCTTTTAGTAAAACCGGCCTGACGGATATTGAAGACATCGTTCCCTGGGTCCGCTTTCTGGTCAGCGACGGCTGGTGGATGACCGGGCAGACGATTCTGGTCAACGGGGGCTACACGACTAAATAA
- the tssF gene encoding type VI secretion system baseplate subunit TssF has protein sequence MNDHDFLKYFDSEMRYLKAAAREFAQQYPEAGRRLGVDSMSLKMDESVEQLFQGFSVMMAQMRRKIDDDIPELTEPLLGHLLPVVNRTLPSMAVVELTPNMAAQVRDVVLPEGTTLLAHPMDKTALRCPFRTTDVLTLHPLSMGNVTASFHPDGHQIITLLFSLSPYADPGQVNLSAIPLYIHGERPLQSLMYHTLTHHIAAITVRLPQTGVPDPQPFNGTISACWQQHWRSVWPESDSPALCGEIRPLLEYFSFPARFAFFTLYGLDSLPFSEDCREVILEIHLRQSLPRDIPVPEDSLRIHCIPVINLFSLNAEPLRVEPAVQDYRLRPHRLRDHHTEIYSVDEVAASEMLDKRRYVPYSHFRHKGGMLQRKDAWPERYYHTRIWRGVSGLYETLLMLGGDESETDRRQDDATLFMNITCTNGNYPRMALENAVFDGITVAGNLTLHCRTRQPPSMPCYPPTTPLYQWHLMAQLHPRALSQMISGAENLRAVLSLFNWRDDDENNRRRISGIRHVSYKQAYNSSYHWHGVRIRVMLDETQFSGTGDARLFCDLLERFFTQYASVIRFTQLTVLLTGSGTEWAWPERRIDRVLM, from the coding sequence ATGAACGACCACGACTTCCTGAAGTATTTCGACAGCGAAATGCGCTACCTGAAAGCAGCTGCGCGGGAGTTTGCGCAGCAGTACCCGGAAGCCGGTCGCCGTCTGGGTGTGGACAGCATGTCCCTGAAGATGGACGAGTCCGTGGAGCAGTTGTTCCAGGGTTTCTCCGTGATGATGGCGCAGATGCGGCGCAAAATTGACGATGATATCCCAGAGCTGACCGAGCCGCTGCTGGGGCACTTGCTGCCGGTGGTTAACCGCACGCTGCCGTCAATGGCGGTGGTTGAGCTGACGCCGAACATGGCGGCTCAGGTGCGTGATGTGGTGTTGCCGGAGGGGACCACTTTACTGGCCCACCCGATGGATAAAACAGCGCTGCGCTGCCCGTTCCGCACCACCGATGTGTTGACGTTGCATCCGCTCTCGATGGGGAACGTTACAGCCTCGTTCCACCCTGACGGGCACCAGATTATCACCTTGCTCTTTTCCCTCAGCCCGTATGCTGATCCCGGCCAGGTGAATCTCAGTGCCATTCCGCTCTATATTCACGGTGAGCGCCCCTTGCAGTCGCTGATGTATCACACCCTGACGCATCATATCGCGGCTATCACGGTTCGTTTGCCGCAGACTGGTGTTCCGGATCCACAGCCTTTTAACGGCACCATCAGCGCCTGCTGGCAGCAGCACTGGCGTTCAGTATGGCCGGAGAGCGACAGCCCGGCACTGTGTGGCGAAATTCGCCCGCTGCTTGAGTATTTCAGCTTCCCGGCCCGTTTTGCCTTTTTTACCCTCTACGGACTGGATTCGCTTCCCTTCAGCGAAGACTGCCGGGAGGTTATCCTGGAGATTCATCTGCGCCAGTCGCTCCCCCGTGATATTCCGGTGCCAGAGGACAGCCTGCGTATCCACTGCATCCCGGTAATAAATTTATTCTCTCTCAATGCCGAGCCGTTGAGGGTGGAGCCTGCGGTACAGGATTACCGGTTGCGTCCGCATCGCCTGCGCGATCACCACACTGAAATCTACAGTGTGGATGAGGTTGCCGCCAGCGAGATGCTGGATAAGCGACGCTATGTGCCGTATAGCCACTTCCGCCATAAAGGCGGCATGCTCCAGCGTAAAGATGCCTGGCCGGAACGTTACTACCATACCCGTATCTGGCGTGGCGTCAGCGGCCTGTATGAAACCCTGCTGATGCTGGGGGGCGACGAAAGTGAGACGGATCGTCGCCAGGATGATGCCACGTTGTTTATGAACATCACTTGTACCAACGGGAATTACCCGCGCATGGCGCTGGAGAACGCCGTCTTTGACGGGATCACCGTTGCCGGAAACCTGACGCTGCATTGCCGGACCCGGCAGCCGCCCTCCATGCCATGCTACCCACCGACCACGCCGCTGTATCAGTGGCACCTAATGGCGCAACTGCATCCGCGGGCGCTGAGCCAGATGATAAGTGGCGCTGAAAATCTGAGAGCCGTGCTGTCGCTGTTTAACTGGCGCGATGATGATGAGAACAACCGCCGCCGCATCAGCGGCATCCGTCACGTCAGCTATAAGCAGGCTTATAACTCCTCGTATCACTGGCACGGCGTACGTATTCGCGTGATGCTGGACGAAACCCAATTCAGCGGTACCGGCGATGCCAGGCTGTTCTGCGACCTGCTGGAGCGGTTCTTCACCCAGTACGCCAGCGTCATCCGCTTTACCCAACTGACGGTGCTGCTCACCGGATCCGGCACCGAGTGGGCCTGGCCGGAACGGCGTATTGACAGGGTGCTGATGTGA